GCACCGGGCTGCCCAGGTCGACCGCGATTTCGCTCACGCGGCCGGCGACCTTGAACCCCGCGACAACCTCTTCGTCGGCGGCGAGCGTCCCGGTGACAGTCACCGTGCGCGGAAGCGGCCCCACCGCCGCGGCGACGACGCGCACCGGGCGCGGCTCCTGGGCCTTGGCGCGCGCCGCCGCGCGCGCCGGGGTCGTATCCCTCTCACAGGCGACCCCGGAAACGGCAAGGAGGACGACGCACAGGACGGAGAGCGAACGGCATTTCCTCGTGTCCACCGATGGATTCGACATTTTATCAGTTTACGTCGATACGCCGACTTGAGGCAATGAACCCGAATGGAGAAAAAGGGAGGGGGCCGGGGGCGCCGGTGCTACCAGTTCTCCTTCTGCTTCTCGGCCATCTTGTCGAAATAGAGCGCGGCGGAGGTCAACTTCCGGATTTCTTCGTCGGTATATCCGAGCGATTTGAAATTCAGCGCGCCGTTCGGCACGTGGCAGTTCGCGCACGACAGCGCCTTCTCCTTCGTCACGAGGTGGCTGCTTCCGAAGTAGATCGTCTGCCACCCCGGGACGGGGTCGTACTCCTTGATCCCGAGCGTCTTCGCGGCGGAGGCGACACCGGCCAAGGTGTCCCCGGTCGCCATCGGGGGGGCGAAATCCATCGAGAGAAGCGTTCCCGTCTTCCGGTCGAAGTACGCCTTCCCTTCGTACAGCTTGAACGGGTAAATCCGGCTCTGCTTGTCTCCTCGGCTCCCCTTGGGGCCGATGAACGTCGGGGTGTTCGCCACGGTCCGGTTGTACCAGGCGTACACCGGCGTGGTCTCGTTCGCCTCCATGCGAAGCGTGGTAGGTTCGAAGAACCCGTCCTCCCCCTGGGTCCACCGCGTGAAGTCCTTGGCCAGCGCGCCTCCCGTCCTCGGGATATGGCACGTCTGGCACGCGATCCGGGCGACGTGCCGATTGGCATCCTCGTCGGCGTGCGGCCTTTCGCCGTGGCAATCGGAGCAGGCGACGCGGATCCCGTCGCTCGCCCAGTTGTTCGGGTCATACCCCGTCGGGATCTTGTGGTCCTTCGCGCCGTGGCAGTCGACGCAGACCATCCCCTTCCCTGCGTGGACGTCGGTCTCCCGGGTGAAGGAGAATCCACGCTTGATCAGGACGCCGCCGCCGGCGGCCTCGTGGCACACCATGCAGTTCTTGACCCCCGGCTTCCCCACCGCCATCGCCGCCTTCACGCTCCGGTCCTGGCCCATGACAACCCGGCCCTTCTCATCCTTGAACGGCTTGCGCTGCCGGAAATCGTACGCCGGCGAGTGACACAACAGGCAATCGATGGCCGCCTCCGCCTCCTTTCCCGTGCTCCCGACGTCGCTGATGTGGTCCCCGGGGTGGCAGGTGTTGCAACCCGTGAACTTCGTCTTCCCCGTCTTGGGATTCGGGGGGACCTCTTTCAGGTTGTTCACGATGTCGTTCCCGTTGCACATCGTGTAGATGCGGTTCTTCATCCCGTACTCTTTCCCGGGCTCCACGTTGTCGACGTTGGTCACCGGGGAGGCGTGTTTCCAGTGGACGGTGTCGAGAAACTTCCTCGCGGAACCTGGGTG
This sequence is a window from Deltaproteobacteria bacterium. Protein-coding genes within it:
- a CDS encoding cytochrome C, whose translation is MKRYLIVLSLLVVAGTAAQAKEHPGKAYIEKNGYRGPATCEAQECHPGSARKFLDTVHWKHASPVTNVDNVEPGKEYGMKNRIYTMCNGNDIVNNLKEVPPNPKTGKTKFTGCNTCHPGDHISDVGSTGKEAEAAIDCLLCHSPAYDFRQRKPFKDEKGRVVMGQDRSVKAAMAVGKPGVKNCMVCHEAAGGGVLIKRGFSFTRETDVHAGKGMVCVDCHGAKDHKIPTGYDPNNWASDGIRVACSDCHGERPHADEDANRHVARIACQTCHIPRTGGALAKDFTRWTQGEDGFFEPTTLRMEANETTPVYAWYNRTVANTPTFIGPKGSRGDKQSRIYPFKLYEGKAYFDRKTGTLLSMDFAPPMATGDTLAGVASAAKTLGIKEYDPVPGWQTIYFGSSHLVTKEKALSCANCHVPNGALNFKSLGYTDEEIRKLTSAALYFDKMAEKQKENW